GGCGAATGGGTGATGGAAGGCGGGGCAGTTACCAGTCCGGGGTTGTTCGGCAGTTTTCCGTTGGTAGATAACCAGCGGCATTATGCAGGGTTCCTGATGTGTGTTTATATTAAAAACGATGGCCGCAACGAGCGGTACAAACAATTGAAAAGCTTGCTGGATACCGCAATGAAATAACCCGATACAAAAAATACCGTAACCGCTTAACTTTGCCATTGTGGAAACCGCATTAATTACCAGTTTGCAAGCGCTCAAGGCACTACCTGAGGCCGATAAAGCTTTGATAATTGGAGCTTTCAGACCGATGAACTTTAAGGAAGGCGAGTTTCTTTTTGAAGGTGGTAAGATTTGCCGCGAAATGTATTTCATCCGCAAGGGCGTATTGCGATTGGTATCGTTTGATGAAAAAGGCAACGATATAACCTATTTCTTTCTGAAAGAAAATCAATTCTGTACCAATCTGGATAGTTTTTTAAACGAACGGCCGGCAGCAAATGGCATCCAGGCTGCTTGTGATGCCGAAGTGATGGCCATCACCCGCGCACAATTGTTTGAGCTTTACGCCCAACTCCCCTATCTCAAAAGCATTATTGAAAGCTTGCAGCAACAACAATTGCTGCAAAAAATAGAGTTGCAAAATGCCTATCATCATAAAGACGCCGCCGCGCGTTACCAGCTTTTTACTCAACTACAACCTGAAGTGGCCCGACAAGTGAAGCTACAGGATGTAGCCTCCTACCTGGGCATCGCACCGCAATCGCTCAGCCGGTTGCGCAAACAGGTGCAATAATCATTTCCCGTTTTTAACATATGTGAAGTGCCATGCGCTTTGGCTTGCCCAACTTTGTATTGTTAATAACAACAATATAAATAATGGAAAAGCAAACCAACACATCAAGCTCTCTGGCAGGCAAAAAAGTAATACTATTAGGCGGCAGCTCTGGCTTCGGACTGGCAACTGCGCATGCCGCAGCGGCAGAGGGTGCACAAGTCATCATCGTATCCAACAATCAGGAACGTATCAACAAAGCATTG
This region of Mucilaginibacter yixingensis genomic DNA includes:
- a CDS encoding Crp/Fnr family transcriptional regulator, which codes for METALITSLQALKALPEADKALIIGAFRPMNFKEGEFLFEGGKICREMYFIRKGVLRLVSFDEKGNDITYFFLKENQFCTNLDSFLNERPAANGIQAACDAEVMAITRAQLFELYAQLPYLKSIIESLQQQQLLQKIELQNAYHHKDAAARYQLFTQLQPEVARQVKLQDVASYLGIAPQSLSRLRKQVQ